In Clostridium sp., one DNA window encodes the following:
- a CDS encoding YebC/PmpR family DNA-binding transcriptional regulator, whose product MSGHSKWHNIQAKKGKIDAKRGKIFTKIGKEIAIAAKDGSNPDTNSKLRDVIAKAKSNNMPQDTITRAIKKGSGEMEGINYEEIIYEGYGPGGVAVIVKALTDNKNRTAGNVRTAFTRSGGNLGANGCVGWMFNTKGQIIIERTEDMDEDDIMMKVLDAGAEDFDAQDEVFEITTSIDEFAKVRDALQNEGFKFISADINMIPDNLTAVDMETAEKVQKLIDKLEDDDDVQDVYHNADFPDEFEE is encoded by the coding sequence ATGTCAGGACATTCAAAATGGCATAACATACAGGCAAAAAAAGGTAAAATAGATGCAAAAAGAGGTAAAATATTTACTAAAATAGGTAAGGAAATTGCAATTGCTGCAAAAGACGGCTCCAATCCAGATACGAATTCAAAATTGAGAGATGTCATAGCAAAGGCAAAATCAAATAATATGCCACAGGATACAATAACTAGAGCAATAAAAAAAGGTTCCGGAGAAATGGAAGGAATAAATTATGAAGAGATAATCTATGAAGGCTATGGTCCTGGCGGTGTAGCTGTAATAGTCAAGGCGCTGACTGACAATAAAAATAGAACTGCAGGTAATGTAAGAACTGCATTTACCAGAAGCGGCGGTAATCTTGGAGCTAATGGCTGCGTAGGTTGGATGTTCAATACTAAGGGACAGATAATAATAGAGAGAACTGAAGATATGGACGAAGACGATATAATGATGAAGGTGCTGGATGCCGGAGCTGAGGATTTTGATGCACAGGATGAGGTATTTGAGATAACTACTTCCATAGATGAATTTGCAAAAGTGAGAGACGCTCTCCAGAATGAGGGTTTTAAATTCATTTCGGCTGACATCAATATGATACCGGACAACTTAACGGCTGTTGATATGGAAACTGCTGAAAAGGTACAGAAGCTTATAGATAAACTTGAAGATGATGATGATGTTCAAGATGTCTATCACAATGCAGACTTTCCCGATGAATTTGAGGAATAG